The sequence TGTAAGGCTGGCCCCCCCACAGCCCCCTCTGTCCCTACAGTACAATAACAGCTCCCTCCCCTTGTCCCCTCAGGCCTAGGAGGAACCCCTGTTCCTGGGGTGTGCACTATGCCTTGTGGTTTCCCTACACCAAGATCACAGCTTTGCAAACAGCTCCCTTAGGAAACTCCCCCTTTGACTTGCCCTAATCTGGAAGTGGCTTCTGTGTCCTGCCGGGATGCTACCTGGCACCCCTTGTTTCTTCACAGCCCCCACACTTCCATTCTCCCTCCAGGCCCTTACTttggatgaagaaaaaaaaatctgttttctccctctctctgtctctccccaccacccacctcaGGGGTCTATGCAGGATTGTCACTCTTGCTGGGCCCCTTTCTGTGCACCGGTCTCTCCCCTGTCGTGGGAGCTTTCTCCTAGCAACTCTGTACGACTCAGGAGTGGACGAAGCCCATAGGTGCAGATCtgtctcctctttatttttttttcctgtaaaacaTCATTGACTCTAGTAGTTGATTTTATGTATTGGAAACTCTATTCCAATTGTTAATTAATCCTTAAGAGTGGGTCACTTTTGTGTTCAGTGTACAGTGTTTTCGGTCATTTAAGACTctatggaggccgggcgcggtggctcacgcctgaaatcctagcactctgggaggccgaggcgggtggatcgctcgaggtcaggagttcgagaccagcctgagcaagagtgagaccctgcctctactaaaaatagaaagaaattatctggccaactaaaaatatatagagaaaaaattagccaggcatggtggcacatgcctgtagtcccagctactcgggaggctgaggcagggggatcgcttgagctcaggagtttgaggttgctgtgagctaggctgatgccagggcactcactctagcctgagcaacaaagtgagactctgtctcaaaacaaacaaaaaaaaagactctatGGAGATGGCCTTTCCACTTAAACATGCTAACATTTGTGCTGCTAGTTCTCTGTTTGCCTCTCTCGATCCACTTCCCGTCCTTCTCCAGCCTACTAGGCTCTCCTACCCACAGGCTTCCGGCCAGGTTTGGCCAAGGGAAATGACTAGCGTGAAATCAAaacccaggaggaggaggggttggggcaTTGATTCCGCCCACTCCTCTGCCAGCTTGTCAGGCGGCCCCTCTGCGTGGTCCTGGCTCTTGCTGGACTCTGGAAAAGCTTCTTCCCTTTGTCCCTTCAGTCCTAGGGGGGTATTGGTTTCTCACTGTTGCTCATCGCTGCGTGTTTCATTATTCCCTCTGGGCTCCCGTAACCCTGTCTATGCCTCTGTAAGTAGTCCCTGCATTAAATTTTTGTTGGTCACCACTTTGGGGGTACCACGTGTTTTCTGTGGGGACTTTTACTGACATACACCTTTTAATGTCATTCAGAGACTGGAAGGCCGGATTGCAGCTTGTCATCCTGGGTTAGGGATAATTCAGAAATCACGCTTGGGATTCTAACACTTCAAATCCCAAACATTTCTTCAAGCTCATCATAAATCACATACACTTTCTATCCATGTGCTTTCCCAAAATAGACTCTGGACTCCAGGAATAAGCTGAATTCAGGATCTGGAATTCTGAGACAGACGCCTCCCCGAGTACAGGATCCCAAGGCAGCTCTGCTCGGGGACACAGAAAGCAAAGACATTTCTCTAGGGCTTGGCCCTGACCCCACCTGGTTTCCTCCTCTGGTGAGCCAAGCTGGGCTCCATGTGGGCCATGGGGCCATTATTGCCCTTCTAGGCCTGACAGCTCAACTGAGAGCAGACCACGTGGTCTCCCGGCTCTGTTTCCCCAGGCTCCCATCCAAGGCTGCAGAAAGACTGGGGCAACTCTTCACACCAATGTGCTTCACATGTTTGTTCAACATTTGCTCCGGGGAGTATGAGTTGGGATTGACTaagaatggttttaaaaatttttctttgtctacCTTGACGTGAGTGAggtcaatttttatattttgttagttatactaaacaaaacaaaacaaaaacccagaaaagaCCCAACATGTATAGGAACCTGAGCTAGATGGCTGCTTACGGATGGGTGCAGGGGGCCCATCCAAGGATATTCGCATCCTTCCCTGCAGATCAGCCTTCTAGAGTAGACACTCTGTTGTTTGGCTGTGCCTGTATCAGCAACTTCCCCATAAAAGTGAAATGAGAAAGGAAGCCTTGAATTTTCCCAGAAGGTAAAATGGGCCACAACCAGCCTTCTTGCTGTGGGATGTAGTAggatgatgctttttttttttttttttaatctggagtctcactatgttgtccaggctggattcCAACTGCTGGGcccaagcagtccttctgcctcagcctcccgagtggctgtgaatacaggcgggcactaccatgcccagctgatgCGCTGCTTCGTATAGTGAGAATGACCCATCAAGCGTTGGAGACTAGGGACCGAGACCAACTAAAgatgaaaaaaggaaggaagacaggggcGACTGGGACGAAGGCTGAGCAGTACTCTTTTTCAAGGCCTCTTGTTCCCTCTCAGTTGGTGGAGGGGAAGTGGGGAAAGTGGTAGAGGAAGAGCGAGCAAACCCATGCAGTTGCTTTGACCATAACTACATGCAATTCTGAGTTTGCACTCATGCCAGCTCCTGTTTGCCTTGGTGTATTTACCTTTGTGCTCTTTAAAATGTGTGATGCTGGGCTAATCTCCATGGGAAGGTTGCATAATCTCCACGTCCCATGGACCTCAGTTTGTAGAAAAAGTGATGATTATTACTTACTCTTTGTCCCATTGTGGATTCCTCCTTACTCTTCGTCCTCCCATTAATCATTTCCTCACCAGCTGTGTCTCCTGAATTGAATTTTTTGATTGATCAAGACATCTCAGACCCCtgcatggcacatgcctgttttCAAATCCTGCAAAGTGTTCTAGCTTGAAAGGGGCTGCAGAAACCAGTCCATCAGTGACCGTTGGAACGCGCTGCTTGCATCAGCAACTCAACCTGTGTTTTAGGGGCAGAAATGCCTTGGGAACAAAGGATAAAGAATTCTCACCGGCCCAGCCCCTCCAGAGTGCAGGGAAGAATCAAGTGCACTATTCACTAAATTATCCAATGATCCgccaaagaataaaaagcaaggatGGCCGctagattttattaatataaaaatatgtttccacCTCCTTGAATTGAGCTTTTTTTATCCTCTCCCCCAcggtctgttttgtttttctgtcattCCAGAGGGACTCTCTCTCTAAATCTTGCCACCCTCACCACAATAAAACTCACTCTCTCGTTCTCTCGTTCCCTCTGTTACTCTCAAGGGCTTTCCTAATGTAGCCTCATGCTGCACTGAGGCtaaatatttgcttattatcTTTTATAATGAGATGATGATGGTATTGCCCGGAGGCACAGCTTTTGTGGAACAAGGTGAGGCTAGTGCATGATAACccatttgtgtcttttaaagTGGCTATCCCCTAAtattcaaagagctaaaagtgaccagaaggaagaagaaatatttgacaaCATACCAATTTAATGGAGAtccaaaacagtaaaaagaaacagcCAGAACTGAGCATTTCCAGGAGAGGGCAGACTTGCCACAGGCTAGGTTTCCTGGGTCTCATGACTCCACAGACAGAACCATGCCCTGCATTCATGGGCTTTCCGGATGTGCGCTGGAGTCTCCGACGAACCACAGGACTTTGTCAAGCTCACCTGTCCGGTCTGGGACGAGCACTATCAAATACATTCAGTGAAACACCAAAGTGTACAGGGCACTGGGCAACAGAAAATGGAGCCAGCTGGTCCAGCGTTGGGGCCTCAGGTTGATggctctccttccccctcctccatgCCCAGTACGCTTTTGCTTGGTACCTCTCATTTCAGCTCTGCCCCTCTGGAagatcctctctgcctcctcaccCCTTGGCGGGTGGTGGCAACATGTGCCCTGAGCCCTGTGCTAAGCTGAATGGCGTCCTCCAGTGTTCTCAGCTGCTCCCTGGCTcagtcctccctccttctctgcagCTTAGTCCTGGTTTCTTCTTGCCGGCGCCTCCAAGCAGCGATGATGGCTTCATCGtccatctcttcctcttcttccctgtcAGTGCTTCTCCGATACTGGGACCTCCGCCCAGATGCAAACCTCCCTTCTTCTCTGTTTTccgtcttctctttctctccctcctcttcagACCTCATAAAGCTCTGGGTGAATTTCCTCTTGGCTCCAAATTCAGAGAAGTCTGACTTGGATGACTCTTCCACGTCTTCCCAgtccctggccctggcccagtGTGGCCGCTGTGGCTCCGGGGACTCTTCCCGTTCAGAGGGCTCAGGGGTCCGGCGGAAGAAGTAGGGCTCTGGGCTCTCCTCTCGGGAGCTTGAGGTCTCACTGAATTTGGACCTGGAGAACTTGTGcatctctctgccctccctggtgGAAGAAGAAGAGAACCGCGAAGTGCTTCTTACAGAGTTGCCGTTTGCCTCGTGGTAGGAGGAGGTGTCCTGTTCCTCTGATTGGGATTTGGAGAACTTGTAGCTGGAGGATTTAGACTCCGTCTCGCGGAGCAGGGAAGATCTGGTGTATTTCCCCCTGGAGCTTCCAGACCAATCACTTGGGGGAGGAGATTTTTCCTCTGTCCTGAGGCCACTGAGCCACTTATTGATACTACTATCCATCTCTTTGCCAGCTCTGCTGCCACTGGCGTAGTGATCACCGAcggccagggaggaggaggtgtcTGTTTCAGGTTTTTGCGAATTACTGCGGGAAGAATACCGAAAGCTCCCTATGGCACTGTCAGTGTCCTCATCCCTATCATCCACGCTGTCATCCTCATCCTCCTtgaccttcttcttcttcttgaaaAGGGAGCTGCGTTTGTTGTCTGAGGCCAGCTTCTCCATCTTGCACTCGAACATCTTCTCCCTCAGCTCCATCTGCATCTCCCTCTCCTTCTGGCCAAGCTCCCTTAGGTCCACATTGTCGGCAAAGAGGCTGTAGATGGGCTTGCTGGTCCCCCTCACTCTGCTCCCGGTGCCCTCCGGCCTTGAGCTCAGCGTGGTGTGGGAGGACAGCACAGACTGCGTGTCCGAGCTGGGTCTGGCCTGGCTCTGGGGCAGCAGGCAGCCGCCCAGGGACGAGCTGCTCTGTCCACTGAACGTGGAGACTTGGTCATCCCCCAGGCAGCCGGCTGCTGGCGCTGCCTTCATGCTTGCAACGGATGGTGAGCGGGACAACAGCAGCATTTCATTTTGCTTCTGAGCGAGAGTCTCACTGACTACATGGGCAATCCAGTTCTGGATACTGGCAATGGAAACGGTGTCACCAGGCCCCACTGGCAGGTTAGGCAGGGGTGAGGCCGAGCATGCCCCTGTGTTGCTTGCAGCCTGAGACAGGTGGGAGCGGTTGCTGAGTACTGAGGCCGTGTCCCCATCGGCACTGACTGAGGGGGCTGCAGACCAGAATGCAGACAGGGGGATGCTCGCGCTGGCCGCCGAGCTGTCCGCCTCCCAGCCTGCCATGGACTGGCTCTCCTCCAGCGTCTGCCTGCTtctctccagcagctccagcCTCCGCTGCCTCTTCTTGGCCAGGGCTGAGTCCTCCCCCTTGCTGAgctccaccacctcctccttGTTCTCACTGCCTATCTTCTTCTGGTGTTTCAGCTTCCAGGCCTGGTAGGCCGTCAGGCTGGCATTAGAGGGCTGCTTCTCCCCGGCCGCCTCCTCTGCGCCCTGCTCACTGCTGCTGTCTCCTGCTTCCGAGTCTTTCTTGTGAAATCCAAACTGGATTCTCTTGATCTTCCACCTCTCGAGGGCAGTGAGCTTGTCCTTGTTCCTGCTGCAGAAGTTATAGAAGGAGGGGGCCTCAGAGCACACGCTCTCCTCGTCATCCTCTCGCGCCCCGCTCCCGGCCTCGGAGCTGGCGGCCGCCGCCCCGCTCCTGCGCCGGGAGCGGTACCTGCGGGCGGCCTCCTCCTCGATCTCCAGCAGCCTCTCGTTCCACACGTCCCAGGTGCTCTCGGTGGACACAGAGTCGGAGCGGCGCCTCCGGCCGCGGCCCTGGGCGCTCATCTCCAGCTGCTGCTTCAGGACGCGGATGTCGTGGCTGCTCACGCTCTCCGCAACGCTGCTCTCGCTCAGGGTGTGCCTCCGCCTCGTCCCCACGAAGGAGCCCGCGtcgctctcctcctcctcctcctcctcctcccgcccccaccGCCGGTGCCCTTCCGCTTGGTAGCGCTCATTCCGGCTCTGCCACTCCTGAATGATCCTCTCCACGTCCTGGTCCTCGAGCTCCTCCCCGGCCTGGCTGGAGGAGGCCGAGCGCCTGCCCgctccagcctgggggacccTGCCTGTGGGGAGGCCCTGTCCCTTCTTCCACTCCTCGTACAgtttctcctcctcctcgtcgTCAATGAGAGTGAGGGGCTTGGAGGCCTGGCTGCCCTTCCCCAGGGAAGAGCCACTCAGGTGGCTGGTGATgtcgtcctcctcctccaccgTCAGGGCGTGCACGGTGGCCCCGAGCGTGCTCCCTGCCTCCTCGCCCTCCTCAGCCTCgtctgctccctcctcctcctcctctctctcctccatcaGCTTCTCGTTGAGCTCCCGCAGCTGCTTCAGGAAGCCGTCGTTGGGGTAGATGGCGCGCTTCTTGCGCACGGTCATCAAGGCCTCCAGGACAGCCATGTCGTGGAAGATCATCAGGTAGGCCACCACCAGCACTGCAGACCGGCTGATGCCCATCTCGCTGCTGACCAGGACTTTCCCTGAGAAGAAAGCACAGGAGATAATGACGGGATTGCAGCGGCTTCCTTACactgtttgcttgtttgtttgtttgttttaagtgtCGTTTTGATGTGCTGAACTTAAGGTGTTTACTTTGCCTCTGGTGTTCATCTAGGCTCAAGTCACGGGTCGGATGAGCACCACTGTCCCCACGTTATGGAGAGACAGAGCAGTCCCCGCTGCCCTGCGTGTGAAACACTGCAGTGCATGTCTACTCTCCCCACCAACTAAGCATGGGAGAGCGGAGAGATGAAAGAATTGGGGGGAGTGGGAAGCAGAAATGGAAAGGGAGGCTAAGATGAATAAGTCACAGAGACGTAGCAATCTCCGTGCTGGGGAGCACCACAGTCACGGTCTAGACTGGAGAGTTCCCTTTACAACACCCCGAGGCTGGGTCACCCACCACCCACCCTCTGCCAGATGCTTCTGGTGACGTGGAGCTCAACagcccacacagacacacacctccCTCCCTATTTGGACCActctaatatttttgaaattctttcatACATTAGGGAAAAGTATACATTTCTGTAACGGGCATCTGGTGCCCTTTGACATTTGGAGTCAATAAGGAATATATCTACGAACCAGGACTGTTATACAAAAATCCTTAAGAAGATCACTATTATATtcttccctaatttttttttcttttcctagctaTTCTGCATCTTTCAATCATTATTTGAACATCTTTCATGCTCCCTTACTATTCTAGCTACTCTTCTCCAGGTCAAAActtgaatttatcatttttttttttttttgctgaggaGTTGGTGCTCAGAAGGATGGAGCAAGATATTTCAGCTTTGAACCGACCCACACAGAGTAGAGTGGGCTCCTCAGTACCCTTGTTCTGGGCACTGGGACTTTATGTTGCCATTTAAGCTTGCAATGTAGGTGAGATATGTCACACAATGAACTCAAATTATCTTTTATATCCACCAAaacttataaaacttttttttaaaaacagcaattaaGTCATATCTCCCTTATGCTGtagcattttttaaacataaggaTAACTTTACAAATTCCTACTAATAATTTTTGGTAGATGTAGTCTGTTTTCATAGCCTACAGAAGACTTTGCAAATCTTGACTGTGCCATTCAGTTGAGCAGTTACCCGGTGGCCTCACTTTGCTTTGCATCCTTCCTGAATGTGACAAACAGGCCTTCTATGCCTTCATTCTAATGACTGTTTAAAATGCAGACCGGGACCACTGGAGGCCTTCCTCCTGGCTGTCATCAATCTACTTGCCAACAGCCTTTGGGGATGTTTGCTAAATCAGTCAAGAATCCTATCTAACTATATGGGATGGGTGGTGACTCTTTTATTATTGTATGTTTGCATCAGTTAAGATCATGTCTTTGTCACACAGGAGGTCGGAGACTGAGAAGATTCAGGGGAGCTGAGGCCCAGTAATGCTGAAAGGTGTTATTGGCAAGAGTCAGCAGCCACTAGAGGGAGATAAGTGAGCAGAGTCAAAGCCTCCAAAGGAGCATCTACAGATGCGCTGGTCTTTTCCCCTCCCATCTTCAGCTCAGGGCTCAGCTGTCTCCCAAGGACCTCCCCTTGACCATCTGAGCAGGCCACCATCTACTGTGGCTAGTCCCAAAGTCTCACTCTCTTCCTTTGAAGGTGGAATCACCAGGCCAGCTCACTCCAGGACACTTGGGTATGACCAGCCAGTCTTCCTCACAGGGGCATCAAATACTACTCAGACTCAGTCTGGTAGAGACCAGGGTGGGGAGAGCCACGCTTTTCCCTGCTGTGTTCCCAGCACCCTGAAATTCCTCGGAGTAGCCTCAGGGGCAGCCTGAGGGACAAGAGCAAGGCCGGGTGGGTCGGACTCTGGGGTCTTTACCCACTTCGCCCAGAGCAGCGATAGgatcttctgttttctctgttagGTACAAGGTCCACACTGATGTTACACAGATTTTGCTCTGCAGGGGGCACCCTTCACACCAAAGTAGAAATATATTTGGTTATGCTGAAAATTTTCCATCAGTAAAATGGTTTGAGGAAGGTGGTCTTTTTCTAATTTGCCGAGTCACCATTTTGACTAGCAACAGGGCTGATGGAGGGGAAGActtgtttttaaaacttgaagAGTACACTTAGTGGAGAGAGCACTGGACTTGAGTAAGACCAGGTTCAAATTCTCTCTGCTCGAAACATGCCTTTATATGGCAGGCGGTTGTGTGTGCCCTCCCAACTCTTAATCCCCCCTTTCCTCAGAACTTAGCCCCTCTCCACACTCCAGGAAAACAAGAAGTATTTGCCCAGGGGCCACCCCACGTGTCACTGTTGATAGAACTCAGGGTAGACAAAGGACCAGCATCTGCCAAATTGTCCAGATAATTCAGAAATGGGACTGAGCCAGGATCAGCTAGGGCTGTTTGCTATTTGAAGTAGAGAGAAAGAGGCTGGAAACTAATACAAGTCCTGAGATTGTTCAATTCTTGTTCCAGACTCCTGGGGTGCCACGTGTCTATTAATATCTTTGGATTCCTTCCTGTATCTTCCTAATTAGTGCCTTTGCTGCTTGTAAAGGAGTTTCAGATGGTTTCTACTTACTAGCAACCAACAGAATCTTGAGTATTAGGCGGTGgcaaagtcacttaaccttccaCGGGTCTCAGTTTTCCAATGTCTGCGATGTTAAGAGCAACACCCCTCTGGTGGGGTCATGGCGATTACTATGTACAACGCCCAGCGCCCGGAGTTCGTTTCGCCCTCCCTGCTAGGAACCGGCTCCCAGGCATCCTAGACTAGAGGAAAGCACAGGAACTAAGGCTCGAGGTAATTCTAGGGGTGCTGCAACTTCTCTGCGGTGACGAGTAGGAATTACCCACAAAAGCGACGCCCACAGTAACAGTGGGGTCCGTTCGCTGCCTCGCAGGCAGGGGAGGCTGAATGGAGAGGAGATGTCCATGGGGCGCCCCGGGCCCCACGGGGAATCGGGACTCCCTGCGCTGCGACCTGGGTGTCGGCCCGGCGGAGCTAACGCACTCGCTCCTGGCCAGGGCGACCCAGCCCGACGTGGGCATCCTGGAGGGGAGGCCCCCCGCCTCCACTGGGCCCGGGGAGGACACTTCCCGCTGCAGCCCGGGCAGCTGGCACCGCGGGTCAGGCGcgtccctccttcctccaccctcccGGCTGGCTCTCGCTCTTGCTGTCACTTCTGGAAATGCATTCCACCCTCGCTTTGGGAATTCCACCCACTGCGAGGTGTCTCATCCGCCCTGGGATGGTGCGGGGCGCCCGCCGGCCGGAGGCCGTGTCTACACGCGCTATCTCCCTGGCCTGCCCAGTCTTTGCCGGGAGGCCGGCGGGTGCGTGCCAGGCCCGAGAGAGCAGCGGGCAAACTCCCTCTGCCGCAGACATTGGA is a genomic window of Eulemur rufifrons isolate Redbay chromosome 8, OSU_ERuf_1, whole genome shotgun sequence containing:
- the STYXL2 gene encoding serine/threonine/tyrosine-interacting-like protein 2 — encoded protein: MATSGDPEEEQVVPGEEDEANVRAVQAHYLRSPSPSQYSMASEADTESIFMEPIHLSSAIAAKQIIKEELKPRELKADTECPGLLESAEQLLVEDLYNRVREKMDDTSLYNTPCILDLQRALVQDRQETPWNEVDEVWPNVFIAEKSVAVNKGRLKRLGITHILNAAHGTGVYTGPEFYTGLEIQYLGVEVDDFPEVDISQHFRKAAEFLDEALLTYRGKVLVSSEMGISRSAVLVVAYLMIFHDMAVLEALMTVRKKRAIYPNDGFLKQLRELNEKLMEEREEEEEGADEAEEGEEAGSTLGATVHALTVEEEDDITSHLSGSSLGKGSQASKPLTLIDDEEEEKLYEEWKKGQGLPTGRVPQAGAGRRSASSSQAGEELEDQDVERIIQEWQSRNERYQAEGHRRWGREEEEEEEESDAGSFVGTRRRHTLSESSVAESVSSHDIRVLKQQLEMSAQGRGRRRRSDSVSTESTWDVWNERLLEIEEEAARRYRSRRRSGAAAASSEAGSGAREDDEESVCSEAPSFYNFCSRNKDKLTALERWKIKRIQFGFHKKDSEAGDSSSEQGAEEAAGEKQPSNASLTAYQAWKLKHQKKIGSENKEEVVELSKGEDSALAKKRQRRLELLERSRQTLEESQSMAGWEADSSAASASIPLSAFWSAAPSVSADGDTASVLSNRSHLSQAASNTGACSASPLPNLPVGPGDTVSIASIQNWIAHVVSETLAQKQNEMLLLSRSPSVASMKAAPAAGCLGDDQVSTFSGQSSSSLGGCLLPQSQARPSSDTQSVLSSHTTLSSRPEGTGSRVRGTSKPIYSLFADNVDLRELGQKEREMQMELREKMFECKMEKLASDNKRSSLFKKKKKVKEDEDDSVDDRDEDTDSAIGSFRYSSRSNSQKPETDTSSSLAVGDHYASGSRAGKEMDSSINKWLSGLRTEEKSPPPSDWSGSSRGKYTRSSLLRETESKSSSYKFSKSQSEEQDTSSYHEANGNSVRSTSRFSSSSTREGREMHKFSRSKFSETSSSREESPEPYFFRRTPEPSEREESPEPQRPHWARARDWEDVEESSKSDFSEFGAKRKFTQSFMRSEEEGEKEKTENREEGRFASGRRSQYRRSTDREEEEEMDDEAIIAAWRRRQEETRTKLQRRRED